The Lactuca sativa cultivar Salinas chromosome 2, Lsat_Salinas_v11, whole genome shotgun sequence genome includes a window with the following:
- the LOC111916385 gene encoding BTB/POZ domain-containing protein At5g03250, which translates to MACMKLGTKPDIFRLEDHTWQCTSGLPSDLTIEIGETSFNLHKFPLISRSALLAKLIGDNPDEDAPVCSVHLNDIPGGCKAFELIAKFCYSIKLELTSHNVISLRCASDYLQMTDDYGEENLITQTETFLQQVFTTWSDTMDALESCEEVLSDAEDLNLISRCIDSLAIKACSGQNPYNPPPTATSPVNNITQTSIIWNGVPTSNKPHTFGDDWWYKDVSFLGLHLYKRLIQTMESQGMKAETIAGSLVGYAKKYIPLMNRQSSFNDASHSKPVSAPSAADQRALLEEIVELLPNRKRIVGTKFLIRLLRTALVLHVSPSCRENLEKRVGAQLDSAVLDDILIPNQGFNSVDTLYDIDCFQRILDYFMSMAMDTTSTQCSPCIIEEGLEDVPQSLTSLTSVANLVDSFLSDVAADVNMKLSKFQSLAVAVPDYARPQSDGIYRALDIFLKAHPWLTDCEREQICRLMNIQKLSLDASTHAAQNERLPLRVIVQVLFFEQLRLRTSIAGWFFVSENLENPQSQDQTNNNKNDGEVVRSQGIGEMRERVVELERECENMKYEMRKMVKKKRSWNFFCKRRRHRRM; encoded by the exons ATGGCTTGTATGAAGCTTGGTACAAAACCTGATATATTTCGCCTTGAAGACCATACATG GCAGTGTACGAGTGGGCTTCCAAGTGATCTCACAATTGAGATTGGAGAAACATCATTTAATCTCCACAAG TTTCCTCTGATTTCAAGAAGTGCGCTATTAGCAAAGCTAATAGGAGACAATCCTGATGAAGATGCTCCAGTTTGTAGTGTCCATCTGAATGACATACCTGGTGGATGTAAAGCATTTGAACTTATagccaaattttgttatagcatAAAGCTAGAACTCACTTCCCACAACGTTATCAGCCTTCGATGTGCTTCAGACTACCTCCAAATGACAGATGATTATGGCGAAGAAAACCTAATCACACAAACAGAGACCTTCCTACAACAAGTGTTCACCACTTGGTCAGACACCATGGATGCTCTTGAAAGCTGTGAAGAAGTTCTTTCAGATGCAGAAGACCTCAACCTCATCTCACGCTGCATAGATTCTTTAGCTATAAAAGCTTGTTCAGGTCAGAACCCATACAACCCCCCTCCTACTGCCACATCACCAGTCAATAACATCACTCAAACCTCTATAATCTGGAATGGAGTTCCCACCTCCAATAAACCACATACATTCGGTGATGACTGGTGGTATAAAGATGTCTCCTTTCTTGGTTTACATTTATACAAACGACTGATTCAAACCATGGAGTCTCAAGGCATGAAAGCTGAAACAATAGCGGGTTCTCTTGTGGGGTATGCGAAGAAATACATTCCATTAATGAACAGACAATCAAGTTTCAACGATGCAAGCCATTCAAAACCAGTTTCTGCTCCTTCAGCAGCAGATCAAAGGGCATTATTGGAAGAAATTGTGGAGTTGCTTCCGAACAGAAAAAGGATTGTTGGCACTAAGTTTCTTATCAGACTCCTTCGCACTGCTTTGGTGTTACACGTGTCTCCATCTTGTAGGGAAAATCTTGAGAAACGGGTCGGAGCTCAGTTGGATTCAGCGGTTTTAGATGATATATTGATACCGAATCAAGGATTTAACTCTGTTGATACTCTGTATGACATCGATTGTTTTCAAAGGATTCTTGATTACTTCATGTCAATGGCCATGGATACAACTAGCACACAGTGTTCTCCGTGTATAATCGAAGAAGGTTTAGAAGATGTTCCACAATCTTTGACTTCGTTGACATCTGTCGCCAATCTTGTTGACTCGTTTCTTTCTGACGTGGCGGCTGACGTTAACATGAAGCTATCAAAGTTCCAATCGCTCGCGGTTGCTGTTCCCGATTACGCCCGCCCTCAATCCGATGGGATTTATCGCGCATTGGATATCTTTTTAAAG GCGCATCCATGGCTGACGGACTGTGAGCGAGAGCAGATCTGCAGACTGATGAACATTCAGAAACTGTCGTTGGATGCGAGTACTCATGCGGCTCAGAATGAGAGGCTTCCTCTTCGTGTTATTGTTCAGGTTCTGTTTTTTGAACAGTTACGGCTGCGGACGTCGATCGCCGGGTGGTTTTTTGTATCGGAAAACCTTGAGAACCCGCAGTCGCAGGATCAAACGAATAATAACAAAAACGATGGTGAAGTTGTTAGATCGCAGGGGATCGGAGAGATGAGGGAGCGTGTTGTGGAGCTTGAAAGGGAGTGTGAGAATATGAAGTATGAAATGAGGAAAatggtgaagaagaagagaagttGGAATTTTTTTTGCAAGCGAAGAAGACATCGACGTatgtag
- the LOC111916386 gene encoding CASP-like protein 5A2, which produces MSRPAVHPVEPPPLIDGRNDAAPPRRVRMKDVQGMPGTSTGLALRLCQFVFTVISLAVMASTSDFPSVTAFRYLVAAVGLQSLWSFTLALIDIYALCVKRSLRNPAVITAYTIGDGVTSTITFAAACACAGITVLISSDLNRCDINHCKRFMSATAMAFISWFAVSPSFFLNFWSLASS; this is translated from the exons ATGAGTCGGCCGGCGGTGCATCCGGTTGAGCCGCCGCCTTTGATTGACGGAAGAAACGATGCAGCGCCGCCTCGAAGAGTGAGGATGAAAGACGTGCAAGGCATGCCTGGTACGTCAACTGGACTCGCCCTCCGTCTCTGTCAGTTCGTCTTCACCGTCATTTCTCTCGCCGTCATGGCTTCTACCTCCGATTTTCCTTCCGTCACCGCCTTCCG ATACCTTGTTGCTGCTGTTGGGTTGCAAAGTTTATGGAGCTTTACACTAGCCTTGATTGATATTTATGCTCTTTGTGTCAAAAGAAGCTTGAGAAACCCTGCAGTTATTACTGCATACACCATTGGAGATGGG GTTACATCAACTATTACTTTTGCTGCTGCATGTGCATGTGCTGGAATCACAGTTCTTATCAGCAGTGATCTTAATAGATGTGACATAAACCATTGCAAAAGGTTCATGTCTGCAACAGCTATGGCTTTTATAAGCTGGTTTGCTGTTTCTCCATCTTTTTTCTTGAACTTTTGGTCTTTAGCATCATCATGA